The Glycine soja cultivar W05 chromosome 15, ASM419377v2, whole genome shotgun sequence region ttgacctatgattttgattcctttgtttttgatatgattatgtgaaattatttgaggggtttaatcatatgaacaaaacatattaatattattattgtgtgacatGTATATAATTCATGAGGCGCGATAACGTGTTGTCTTGGGATTATGGAAGTGTGATGAATTAtgtgtaagtgacaagttgagtatgtgttaaattgtgagatcacacTTGTGTATTGAAATATTGTGTGCATTGAATTGTGAATTATGAACTGTATAATTACATGACTGTAAGAccttttaagggcgacgagttaatggacgatgagtattgtgatgagatccactgtGAGAACTCGACGATTTTAATCACCTTGAGGCGCgacgaattaaaattattttgagaataattgaggagtcgtgtgttttgtatagttcataaaTAGAGTCTgcgtgttaaaatattttctgggttggacctgaatcaggagggagaaaTCCTAacggactcttcagagtgtaggccttgtGGGTAAATTCACTCgatttgagtgttcctttaaacatatgttgatcccatatagttggagcattcttgcaaaatagAGTGAGAATAACTTGACTCAccagtgtgtggtttgtcttgtcatataCTTCTTGGCACTCGAcgagatttttcactgacatgatatcacattgcatatatgattgagtcttaatatatttgttgcataatgctTGTGTATTGGTCGATATTGATTTgttgagtgatattgtgttttgctctttgagtacgtgaatgatgtgaaaatgtgtgAGATGTGCAGTGTTAAGATGTGATGTTACACAATAAGTAGTGGAATAGCAAAAGTTGTGTTAAAGTAACCTGTATTTCATttgtatgatatgtatatctatgttATCTCAATTCTCTCTATAAGTTAAGAATATGATAACTCAATTCTTGTGTGCTGTTCGTGGGAGTAGATGACTACATGGATTGCTTTAATGAACCTTGTGTTAAAAGACGTTGGAACACAATGCTTTGATAGGATGTGATATTAGGACAtgtgtttctattttaattgtatGATATTTTGAGTCGAAAATATTTCtaacaagttttatttggtaatggTGAAATGAATGTGAGCATTTTACCTACGTGAActattttatacttaaaataaaatatcattttatgtaatttcgtattttcatatattttattatttacatatGTATATCAGGGTAAAGGGTgtcatatattattaactaaaaaaatactaaaaagaaataaaataaattgatcaaCAAATTTTCATAATACATTATTAAGCAATATTAGAATCgttattaaaaatactaaaagaggattgaaataattgattaagaataaaaataataaaaatagaataaaattatattattaagaaataattttaaaaataaatttgttcgcatttaatagaataataattgaatatagTTCTAAtagaatgaataataaaataaaatttatttatgtaatagaataatattgatttgaattaaataatattatttaatatttttagaggaaataaatataatattagctTATGACATCGTCTCATAACatcaaacattaaatatataaagagagatTTAAGTAATATCATATTTCAGGAAAATTCGACTAGTATGTccaaaaattttgatttttgaaataaaaattttgatcattaaatttttacccttttttagtgtaaaattttaacatgatttattatttaagaaatatatGTAAGTGCatgtacatttttattttagattacaAGAGGTAATCTTACTCCACTTGGATAAGAGTCATAACTCAGAAGAATGAGTCATAGAACCTTCGCTAAATATTTAGCATATTTTGTACTCAAGATTTAAATTATATGTCGgctgatattatatttttttagaatttaaatgtgtttttaggttaaaaacaatataacttttaaaatgtaatttttttatttttcattatccttacatttaataaaaagaaatgtatttttaaatgatgttaaaCGTTAATTTGAAGTAAATATTTTCCATGTTTTtatcacataatttaaaaataaattattggctttagtttttatattaatctgttttttgtttttcagatttttataatttattatatttgaacACAAGTTcagtattataaatttttatatattcaaaaattagataatattaaaaaatcatatcaaattataattttttcctgTATACATTTTAACTATATTACATATTACTGATATTAGTCGTGCTCAAGCATTATAAACAGAGTGTTGCCTTGACCAATTGAAAGCCAAAATGGCTTAAAAATTTCCATTGCAATAAAGAATGAAGATAATGGTTTATGCGACAACTAGAATGAAGATAGTTGGTCATGTTCTATTTgctttatatttcaaatttgtttACTACACTTTTGGACAACTGGACGAACATGTATACTTCCTAAATCACGTCTTTGAAGATTAGAGTCATAGTattcattttcttatatttgcaTGTGTTGTCTGGGGTTGGTGAGGGAAGAGATTCAATTACAAGCTTCaacttccaaaaaaattatgctATGGAAAGTACACTTTGATTTTTCAGCTTGGTCGgtgatttcttatttttctcagGCAATTAGAGTTTTGACTCTGTTAATTAATCAACAACCATCCCTAAATGCCGGTCTCATATAGCTGCTGtgctcatttatattttttataaaaaaaatcaaagtctattgaaaataaaaaaaatgagatttgtGTTAATTTAATAAGTATACATTGTCTTCAAATTTTAGTTGCAACAACATATAAAAATCTagtcctttctttttatttaataaaaaaattctatttatgaaagggtaaatattactttttattcgtcaatgcatttttttaaatatagaaatttataataggtatttttattttaaaaataaacaagataGATTAACAAGAAAATagctatataaatatttatattttatcttttaacaaaaagaaataactgAATTTTTCTCGGCGACGTTCAAGACGTTACGTTTGTAgtatttaagtatttattaacGTTTCCTAAAAAAAGGTACTCCAGTACTATTTATTAACGTGTTTGGTTTAAAATAATAGGTAGTTTCAAAGATGCACTATAATTGGACAATATTCATAAGATGCAATGGGCTGGCCGGCATTGACACATAGCAATGCAACACGTTTATTGGGCTTGTTATTAATAATTAGGGAATGCTTTCATTTCATGCCACCATTAGTTTTACCTGAGAACCCTgcaaaaatgaaggaaattaaaTGAATCATTTAGAAAATACAGAGAATGGAAAGAGAAGAATGAAATATGActgaaaagaatatttaaatacCAAATCCAACCTCTATATAACCTCTGCaaagtaaaagaaatttttgaaaaaatcaaacaaaaaatctctTCTTTTTAAAGAATTCTTCCAATAATTTATCTGACCCTAATGTTTTCAAAAAGAAGTGTGCGCAGTACTTTTGTGCATTTGGTactaattgttttttcttttacttgttTAGATGTTTAAAATACTCCAAAGTCCTCCGAATTAAGAGAAGATTGAATTATTCGCAACAATTTATAAGGACTTTGGAGTCTCGTTATAATTCCAAATTTTACACTAAATTAAAAACTTTCAAACAATGAGTTTGACTCAAATCTTAAATGAAACAACAATATTTCAAAAATGCTATAGGAATATAACAAAGTCATTTATTCCCAAATGAagtcatatttttaaattagaaaaaaattatttattgaaaacttaAACATTTATCATGTGCACACAAACTTCCACTAATCTAACAAAGAAAGTTCTATGCATATGAAAGTCATCACAAAaacatttattgaaaaaataaacacttaTCACGTGCATATAAAGTTGGTTTTTCTCTAattcttcaattttaaaataaaattttatttcacagGAGTAAATGAATATGGTTACTTGCGGTGATAAAATACGATACATTGTTGACCAATAAGATTAGCAGGAGTTGCATCTTACTactattaaaatgaataaattttagaGATAAAGGTAAAAGTTTACTCGCCAGAAACACCGTACGAGTAAAAGGTGTTATGGTGAAGGATTGAACCTGTATTTTCCAACATGAATTTTAAACCGATTGAAACAAGTTCGTTGATAGGTTCGTAAAACAATGTAGTTGACAAACAACGAGGTTAGGTGAACACGATAGCCAGATGGTTCCCACCCAATGAAGGGCATGCTACGCAAGGGTGTAGAATTTGTGGATCCTAACCGAGTACGTAGTAGTAATTTTGTTGATCCTAACACATTATACTATCATAAAGTGTAAGCAATTAATTCAACAGGTCACTCAAAAAAACACAGAAAAccaatagtaattaaaaaacattcatCCAGCAACAATGAGAACGGGTATAATAATTGACTAAACCGTCAAAATCCCTAGGATACAGGCAAAAATATTCCTCATACAATAACTTCAAGCTAAATAAAACCCACAAATCTAGGCATGCCTGCAGCAACTCAGTTGGCTTTCACATGCTGCAGAACAACATTATAGGCTTCATGTTCCTCCCCGAAATCCTGCAAAATGCAAATACTTAGCATTCCAAAACACTCCAATATTTCCATTTAAAATACAAAGCCAATCAAGACCCCTTACCTTGACAACCACACATGAGCAACCAGTTACCTTCCTAGCCTTTCCCTCTGAATCAATCTTACACAACTGCAAGAAAaagatttaacatattttaatacaACAAGACCCCGTTTGCTCATCCTTATTCAAACACACCCAATCATTTGGAAACTGTGAGTAAATTTAATGGAACAAAGAATTGAAGTAGCATGGCTTAGAGTCCCCAAGGCACTTACACCAGCCCATTCTCCAAGGGTCTTTGCACTTGGAACTGTCAAAAGGCTAACATTGTGCTCTGCACAAAGAGCCTTCACCAGTTTCACATAATCAGGTTGGTCACAATCTTCTGCTAGAACGCAGAGCTGTGCAGCATGCTTCTCGATCACCTTAGCACCTTCATGAAGACCTCGTGCAAGACCACCATAGGCCAGAGATTTTCTCAGCACAAGCTGTAGAGCAGTCATGATGTCCATTGGCTCACCTGGAATTGAAGCAGCAGGTGCCTCAGCTGCAACAGCTACCTCTTCACTACATTAATTAAAGCATTCTGAACAGTCAGGAGTAACTTCCACAAAAATCCTAAACTCGTCAAGGAAAAGCTACTCGGGAAACAGGAGTGCAATACACACACGTAGGAGGATGTGGACAATTCTTACCAGCAGCTTCTACATGATTTCCACACTAATACAAATGATTAGTTTCTGTagcttttcttaatttcttctaatGATACCTAAGGTGCAGTGCTGTCGGATTCAATTCTCCAAAGCAGCTCTTACATATTTCTCTAAtccatttgaaatttttacaaAACAATTCCTATGAtaaatgcaacaaaaaaaatgccAACAATGCCAAGAATTATTATAGATTACGGCAGATACTTCATACATCTCCAACACAAAGAAACATGGGTGGAATAAATCACAAAGTGGAAAATTGGAACAAAGACTCCATCAGGGTTCAACTTCAAAACCAATTAGAATTCATTGAAACAAAAAGATGCCGGTATTTCAATAAAACCATTCCAATTCAATATGTTAAAAAACCGAAACTTGAACCCACCAAAATCTAACCTCAAGGCAGCGCATACCCACAAACAGACATTGTAATAAGTAAATGTGTCCTCGCTACCAAAATTTTCGTACTGAAGGAACCATTCTCAGGCAACAGCAACATGATTTTGAAAAGGTCGTtctactaaatattaatttcaaaatttaagagaaaaaaaggaacTGCTcctagggggggggggggggggggggggg contains the following coding sequences:
- the LOC114385785 gene encoding 40S ribosomal protein S12-like; translation: MSGEEVAVAAEAPAASIPGEPMDIMTALQLVLRKSLAYGGLARGLHEGAKVIEKHAAQLCVLAEDCDQPDYVKLVKALCAEHNVSLLTVPSAKTLGEWAGLCKIDSEGKARKVTGCSCVVVKDFGEEHEAYNVVLQHVKAN